One genomic region from Cinclus cinclus chromosome 22, bCinCin1.1, whole genome shotgun sequence encodes:
- the LOC134052521 gene encoding eosinophil peroxidase-like has product MKAESFLESLMILSLFQASVSSSYDVPLELSDTSLLGSVAEARQLVDAAYKRTRDRIKKNLQNNALTPAELLRYFKQPVEGTRLAVRAADYLHTTLSLLKERLQCAVRGNFNVTDLLTPAQVEVIFKATGCDKQDKKINCTSSGYRTITGECNNRRNPTLGASNRALARWLPAEYEDGVSVPRGWTEGKRFSGFPLPLVRQVSNEIVRFPPEWLQMDQQRSLMFMQWGQFIDHDLDFSPETPARVPFGGEIDCDTSCAKEPPCFPIQIPPNDPRITNRRDCLPFFRSAASCTRGRAVREQINALTSFLDGSAVYGSEVAVAERLRDRSSRRGLLAVNRNFTDRGRAYMPFGPMRKEPCLKASGTARIPCFLAGDTRASEMLELACMHTLFVREHNRLAGKLRSLNPHWDDERLYQEARKILGAMIQIITYRDYLPLLLGCRFHRFIPPYRGYNESVDPRISNVFTLAFRFAHASIPPTVGRLDEYYRPITPEIQLRTSFFAVWRIIREGGIDPYLRSLMANPAKLMTQQQMVVSELRDRLFEQVERIGFDLAALNMQRSRDHGLPGYNSWRKFCGLSQPSGVKSLGRVLRNQNLARKFLQLYGTPKNIDIWIGALAEPFVKGGRVGPLMACLIGTQFRNIRDGDSFWWQNSGVFTPHQRCSLAKISLSRIICDNTHITKVSRNIFRANRYPRGFVSCSQIPKLDLRPWKSHSTEEQEKDSGDLKC; this is encoded by the exons CATAAAGAAGAACCTGCAGAACAATGCCTTGACCCCAGCAGAGCTCCTGAGATACTTCAAGCAGCCAGTGGAGGGGACACGATTGGCTGTCCGGGCAGCGGATTATCTGCACACCACCCTGAGCCTGCTCAAAGAGAGGCTGCAATGTGCTGTGAGGGGGAACTTCAATGTCACAG ACTTGCTGACTCCAGCTCAGGTGGAGGTGATTTTCAAGGCCACTGGATGTGACAAGCaggataagaaaataaattgtacaTCTTCTGGCTACAGAACCATCACTGGCGAGTGCAACAACAG GAGGAACCCAACCCTAGGAGCCTCCAACAGAGCCCTGGCCAGGTGGCTACCAGCAGAATATGAGGATGGTGTGTCTGTGCCCCGTGGGTGGACGGAAGGAAAGCGTTTCTCTGGGTTCCCACTTCCGCTG gtcCGACAAGTGTCCAATGAGATTGTACGCTTCCCCCCGGAGTGGCTGCAGATGGACCAGCAGAGATCCCTCATGTTCATGCAGTGGGGCCAGTTTATTGACCACGACTTGGATTTTAGCCCAGAAACCCCAGCCAGAGTCCCCTTTGGTGGAGAGATAGACTGTGACACCAGCTGTGCCAAGGAGCCTCCTTGCTTTCCGATCCAG ATCCCACCCAACGACCCCCGAATCACCAACAGGAGGGATTGCCTCCCTTTCTTCCGCTCAGCTGCCAGCTGCACGCGGGGCAGGGCGGTGCGGGAGCAGATCAACGCGCTCACCTCATTCCTGGACGGCAGCGCCGTCTATGGCAGCGAGGTGGCCGTGGCCGAGCGGCTGCGGGACCGCAGCAGCCGGAGGGGCCTCCTGGCTGTGAACCGCAACTTCACAGACAGGGGCAGGGCGTACATGCCCTTCGGTCCCATGAGGAAGGAGCCCTGTCTCAAGGCCAGCGGGACAGCTCGAATCCCTTGTTTTCTTGCAG GTGACACCCGTGCAAGTGAGATGCTGGAGCTGGCCTGCATGCACACACTCTTCGTGCGGGAGCACAACCGCCTGGCTGGAAAGCTGAGGAGCCTCAATCCACACTGGGATGATGAGAGGCTCTACCAGGAGGCACGAAAGATCCTGGGAGCCATGATCCAG ATCATAACCTACAGGGACTACCTGCCTCTCCTGTTGGGATGCAGGTTCCACAGGTTCATTCCTCCCTACCGGGGCTACAATGAGTCTGTGGATCCCCGGATATCCAATGTCTTTACCTTGGCTTTTCGCTTCGCTCATGCCTCAATCCCTCCAACTGTTGGCCGCTTAGATGAATATTACAGACCCATAACTCCTGAAATTCAACTCCGAACCTCCTTCTTTGCTGTCTGGAGGATCATTCGAGAAG GTGGGATTGATCCCTATCTCCGGAGCCTCATGGCCAACCCTGCCAAGCTGATGACGCAGCAGCAGATGGTGGTGAGCGAGCTCCGGGACCGGCTCTTTGAGCAGGTTGAAAGGATTGGGTTTGATTTAGCTGCACTCAACATGCAGCGCAGCCGAGATCATGGCCTTCCAG GTTACAACTCCTGGAGAAAATTCTGTGGGCTCTCACAGCCCTCTGGAGTGAAGTCACTTGGTCGAGTGTTGAGGAATCAGAACCTGGCAAGGAAGTTCCTTCAGCTCTATGGGACACCTAAGAACATTGACATCTGGATTGGGGCCCTGGCAGAGCCCTTTGTGAAAGGAGGCCGAGTTGGGCCTCTCATGGCTTGTCTCATTGGCACCCAGTTCAGGAACATTCGTGATGGGGACAG CTTTTGGTGGCAGAACTCTGGGGTTTTCACTCCTCACCAGCGCTGTTCACTGGCCAAAATCTCCTTGTCACGAATAATATGTGACAATACCCACATCACTAAAGTATCAAGGAATATCTTCCGGGCTAACAGATATCCCCGTGGCTTTGTGAGCTGCAGTCAGATCCCAAAGCTGGACCTCAGACCCTGGAAGTCACACAGCACCGAGGAGCAAG